One window of Streptomyces sp. FIT100 genomic DNA carries:
- a CDS encoding SpoIIE family protein phosphatase has protein sequence MSEIPETASGVVWQSSPPGSIYDYIKVASFSIGPDGLVDQWSRRAVEQFGIESADVRGKDPVEVFMPAELRSRGHRKVAEILDGKEWTGLVPFRVPGEGGAHGLAEVYVMPSETQAGERAALCIVVDVRALRGIETDLAASQAIFGQSPFGFLLFGPDLTVVRANQRFATVFGGAAADHRGRTVHDYLSRPEAERMTAALRRALETGEAVTDLQIVGTVPGSTERRHWSVNLYRVHSGTGRPIGVAGLATDVTRRQIAAREAASARRNLALLNEASARIGNSLDLETTARELLDVAVPGFCDLASVDLYQGLLTGDEAPPGRWGSAHSEGYGGGSAELRRVAFASAVSDALPIHGTDASGGVGAVGAVGGTGAGTQATPGVGAVHRYPFSSPCAVALRTARVQAIPSEDGSLVQSTLAVPMVAHDTVVGLVQFSRTKGSEPFGERDRALAVELAARAAVCIDNARLYRREHERALILQRSLLPPGDPEAAGLDIACRYLPGNTATEVGGDWFDVIELPGHRTALVVGDVMGRGLRAAVAMGELRTAVRTLALLDLEPAEVLSALDEIARGLGMPSGAQQASRVAHKSRGPELSEVYLATCVYAVYDPVTRRCTFANAGHLPPVLVEPGEEALLLDVPPGMPLGVGGEPFEEVQVELPEGALLALYTDGLVESRDHPLDEGLGAFRRALTEPVRPSPQDPHHPGTTAVRADPAQSLEDVCDHVLSTLDTRHGEDDIALLMARIQGMPTEAVGDWRLPREPRSVGRARELARAQLVAWELEALVDTVELLVSELVTNALRYGEGEIRLRLLRDRTLVCEVWDAGLVQPRRRRARDTDEGGRGLQLVGLLSAAWGSRRTPRGKTVWFELALPDGDSAAEPTVDQLLSMF, from the coding sequence GTGAGCGAGATACCTGAGACGGCGAGCGGCGTGGTCTGGCAGAGCAGTCCGCCCGGTTCGATCTACGACTACATCAAGGTCGCGTCTTTCTCGATCGGCCCCGACGGGCTGGTCGACCAGTGGAGTCGGCGTGCCGTCGAGCAGTTCGGCATAGAGTCCGCCGATGTGCGGGGCAAGGACCCGGTCGAGGTCTTCATGCCCGCCGAGCTGCGCTCCCGGGGTCATCGCAAGGTCGCCGAGATCCTCGACGGCAAGGAGTGGACCGGACTAGTCCCCTTCCGGGTGCCCGGTGAGGGCGGCGCCCACGGGCTGGCCGAGGTCTATGTCATGCCGAGCGAGACGCAGGCCGGTGAGCGGGCCGCGCTCTGCATCGTCGTCGACGTCCGCGCCCTGCGCGGGATCGAGACGGATCTTGCTGCTTCGCAGGCGATTTTCGGCCAATCTCCTTTTGGCTTCCTCCTGTTCGGCCCCGACCTCACCGTCGTACGCGCCAATCAACGCTTCGCCACCGTCTTCGGCGGTGCGGCCGCGGACCACCGTGGCCGCACCGTCCACGACTACCTCTCCCGGCCCGAGGCCGAGCGGATGACGGCGGCGCTCCGGCGGGCCCTGGAGACCGGGGAAGCCGTCACCGACCTCCAGATCGTCGGAACCGTGCCCGGCAGCACCGAGCGCCGCCACTGGTCCGTCAACCTCTACCGGGTGCACAGCGGAACAGGCCGTCCGATCGGGGTCGCCGGGCTCGCCACCGATGTCACCCGCCGTCAGATCGCCGCCCGCGAGGCCGCCAGCGCGCGCCGCAACCTCGCGCTCCTCAACGAGGCCAGCGCCCGGATCGGCAACTCCCTCGACCTGGAGACCACCGCACGCGAACTCCTCGACGTCGCGGTGCCCGGCTTCTGCGACCTCGCCTCCGTCGACCTCTACCAGGGGCTGCTCACCGGCGACGAGGCCCCGCCCGGACGCTGGGGCTCCGCCCACTCCGAGGGGTACGGCGGCGGCAGCGCCGAGCTGCGCCGCGTCGCCTTCGCCAGCGCCGTCTCCGACGCCCTGCCGATCCACGGAACCGACGCCTCCGGCGGAGTGGGCGCAGTGGGCGCCGTCGGCGGGACCGGAGCGGGCACGCAGGCGACCCCCGGCGTCGGCGCCGTCCACCGCTATCCCTTCAGCTCGCCCTGCGCCGTCGCCCTGCGCACCGCTCGCGTGCAGGCCATCCCCAGCGAGGACGGCAGCCTCGTCCAGTCCACCCTCGCCGTGCCGATGGTGGCGCACGACACCGTCGTCGGGCTCGTCCAGTTCTCCCGGACCAAGGGCAGCGAACCCTTCGGGGAACGCGACCGGGCGCTCGCCGTCGAGCTCGCCGCACGCGCCGCGGTCTGCATCGACAACGCCCGCCTCTACCGCCGCGAGCACGAGCGGGCGCTGATCCTCCAGCGCAGCCTCCTGCCACCCGGCGACCCCGAGGCCGCCGGTCTCGACATCGCCTGCCGCTATCTGCCGGGCAACACCGCAACCGAGGTCGGCGGCGACTGGTTCGACGTCATCGAACTCCCCGGCCACCGCACCGCACTCGTCGTCGGGGACGTCATGGGCCGCGGGCTGCGCGCCGCCGTCGCCATGGGCGAACTGCGCACTGCCGTACGGACCTTGGCGCTGCTGGACCTGGAGCCCGCGGAGGTGCTCTCCGCGCTCGACGAGATCGCCCGCGGCCTCGGCATGCCCAGCGGCGCCCAGCAGGCGTCCCGCGTCGCCCACAAGTCCCGCGGACCGGAGCTCTCCGAGGTCTATCTGGCGACCTGTGTCTACGCCGTCTACGACCCGGTCACCAGGCGCTGCACCTTCGCCAACGCCGGCCATCTGCCGCCCGTCCTCGTCGAGCCCGGCGAGGAGGCGCTGCTGCTCGACGTGCCGCCCGGGATGCCGCTCGGCGTCGGCGGCGAACCCTTCGAGGAGGTCCAGGTCGAACTGCCGGAGGGCGCACTGCTCGCCCTCTACACGGACGGCCTCGTCGAATCCCGGGACCATCCGCTCGACGAGGGGCTCGGCGCCTTCCGCAGGGCGCTCACCGAACCGGTCCGTCCGTCGCCGCAGGACCCCCACCACCCCGGCACGACGGCGGTGCGCGCCGACCCCGCCCAGTCGCTGGAAGACGTCTGCGACCACGTCCTCAGCACCCTGGACACCCGGCACGGCGAGGACGACATCGCCCTGCTGATGGCCCGGATCCAGGGAATGCCGACCGAGGCCGTGGGCGACTGGCGGCTGCCGCGGGAACCCCGCTCGGTGGGCCGCGCCCGCGAACTCGCCCGCGCCCAGCTGGTCGCCTGGGAGCTCGAAGCGCTCGTGGACACGGTCGAGCTGCTCGTCAGCGAGCTCGTCACCAACGCGCTGCGCTACGGGGAGGGCGAGATCCGGCTGCGGCTGCTGCGTGACCGCACCCTCGTCTGCGAGGTGTGGGACGCCGGACTCGTGCAGCCCCGGAGGCGGCGCGCCCGGGACACCGACGAGGGCGGGCGCGGTCTGCAGCTCGTCGGGCTGCTGAGCGCCGCGTGGGGCTCGCGCCGCACTCCGCGCGGCAAGACGGTCTGGTTCGAACTCGCCCTGCCGGACGGGGACTCGGCGGCCGAGCCGACCGTGGACCAGCTGCTCAGCATGTTCTGA
- a CDS encoding (deoxy)nucleoside triphosphate pyrophosphohydrolase has translation MTDRVTARVVVAGAVYDQGRLLAARRSAPPALAGGWELPGGKLEPGETPEQALVRELREELGVEAEPVERVPGEWPLGPGYVLQVWTARLVSGEPRPLEDHDELRWLAADELDSVEWLPQDRPAVEAAARRIAPGPSGSGGVAGHR, from the coding sequence ATGACAGATCGCGTGACCGCCAGGGTCGTGGTGGCCGGGGCCGTGTACGACCAGGGGCGCCTGCTCGCCGCACGCCGGAGCGCCCCGCCCGCGCTGGCGGGCGGTTGGGAGCTGCCGGGCGGAAAGCTGGAGCCCGGCGAGACCCCCGAGCAGGCGCTCGTGCGGGAGCTGCGCGAGGAGCTCGGCGTCGAGGCGGAGCCGGTCGAGCGAGTGCCGGGGGAGTGGCCGCTGGGCCCCGGCTATGTGCTCCAGGTGTGGACGGCCCGGCTGGTCTCCGGCGAGCCGCGCCCGCTGGAGGACCACGACGAGCTGCGCTGGCTGGCCGCCGATGAACTGGACTCGGTGGAGTGGCTCCCCCAGGACCGTCCGGCGGTCGAGGCCGCGGCGCGGCGGATCGCTCCGGGGCCGTCCGGCTCCGGCGGGGTCGCCGGACACCGCTGA
- a CDS encoding cytosine permease has translation MTDTVTRDTEAATPSPKRSYAKLAADESREDYSLRYAPHSFRRWSPSTVAGTALGGIAYLADFAIGASIVFAYGFTSGLASILTAAVIIFLTGIPIARACATSGLDMDLVTRGAGFGYFGSTLTSLIYASFTFIFFALEGSIMAQAMHQAVGLPLEIGYLVTTLIVIPIVFKGMGALAKVQAWTQPVWIVGMVLPFVVLAFEAPDAWGAFASFGGTEGAGSGFSWNGFGLGTGVALSLIAQIGEQADYLRFMPARTEQNRRRWNLAVLAAGPGWVIIGAVKQLGGAFLAFVALEAVGTTHALEPIAPQLEALKPWLGSVALPAAALFVIVSQIKINVTNAYSGSLSWSNFFSRITHRHPGRVWYIFLNLAIALTLMEMNMFAALGKLLGFYSNVGIAWIAAVAADLVINKHIGLSPPYIEFKRAYLYAVNPAGFGAMVIASTVSILAFFGAFGQYAEAFSTFIAAGLALVLCPLIAWGTKGRYYLARPNPVNGPDAVVEDVTATHTCAVCETAYELPDIADCPVRSGPICSLCCSLDADCGDICRKDPGAAGPVLMPVPTVRTG, from the coding sequence ATGACGGATACGGTCACCCGTGACACCGAGGCGGCGACGCCGTCGCCCAAGCGCAGCTATGCGAAGCTCGCCGCCGACGAGAGCCGCGAGGACTACTCGCTCCGCTACGCCCCGCACTCCTTCAGACGCTGGTCGCCCTCGACGGTCGCGGGCACGGCGCTCGGCGGGATCGCCTATCTGGCCGACTTCGCGATCGGTGCGTCGATCGTCTTCGCCTACGGTTTCACCAGCGGGCTCGCCTCGATCCTCACCGCCGCAGTGATCATCTTCCTGACGGGCATTCCGATCGCCCGGGCCTGTGCGACCTCCGGCCTGGACATGGACCTCGTCACGCGCGGCGCCGGCTTCGGCTACTTCGGCTCGACCCTGACCTCCCTCATCTATGCCTCCTTCACCTTCATCTTCTTCGCCCTCGAAGGCTCGATCATGGCCCAGGCCATGCACCAGGCCGTCGGACTGCCGCTGGAGATCGGCTATCTGGTCACGACGCTGATCGTCATCCCGATCGTGTTCAAGGGCATGGGCGCGCTCGCCAAGGTGCAGGCATGGACCCAGCCGGTCTGGATCGTCGGGATGGTCCTGCCGTTCGTGGTGCTTGCCTTCGAAGCGCCCGACGCATGGGGCGCGTTCGCGTCGTTCGGCGGCACGGAGGGGGCGGGTTCGGGCTTCTCGTGGAACGGCTTCGGGCTCGGCACCGGCGTGGCCCTGTCGCTGATCGCCCAGATCGGCGAGCAGGCCGACTACCTCCGCTTCATGCCGGCCAGGACCGAGCAGAACAGGCGTCGTTGGAACCTCGCCGTGCTGGCGGCGGGGCCCGGCTGGGTGATCATCGGCGCGGTGAAGCAGCTCGGTGGCGCCTTCCTCGCCTTCGTCGCACTGGAGGCGGTGGGCACGACGCATGCGCTGGAGCCGATCGCCCCGCAGCTCGAGGCGCTCAAGCCCTGGCTCGGCTCGGTGGCCCTGCCGGCCGCGGCGCTCTTCGTGATCGTCTCGCAGATCAAGATCAATGTGACCAACGCCTACAGCGGTTCGCTGTCCTGGTCCAACTTCTTCTCCCGCATCACCCACAGGCACCCGGGCCGGGTCTGGTACATCTTCCTCAACCTCGCCATCGCACTGACGCTGATGGAGATGAACATGTTCGCCGCGCTCGGCAAGCTGCTGGGCTTCTACTCGAACGTGGGCATCGCCTGGATCGCCGCCGTCGCCGCCGACCTCGTCATCAACAAGCACATCGGCCTCAGCCCGCCGTACATCGAGTTCAAGCGCGCCTATCTGTACGCCGTCAACCCGGCCGGCTTCGGCGCCATGGTCATCGCCTCGACCGTCTCGATCCTCGCCTTCTTCGGCGCCTTCGGGCAGTACGCCGAAGCCTTCTCCACCTTCATCGCGGCCGGACTGGCGCTGGTCCTTTGCCCGTTGATCGCCTGGGGGACGAAGGGCAGGTACTACCTGGCCCGTCCGAACCCCGTGAACGGCCCGGACGCCGTCGTCGAGGACGTCACCGCCACCCACACCTGCGCGGTCTGCGAGACGGCCTACGAGCTGCCGGACATCGCCGACTGCCCGGTCCGGTCAGGGCCGATCTGCTCGCTGTGCTGCTCTCTCGACGCGGACTGCGGCGACATCTGCCGCAAGGACCCCGGGGCCGCCGGGCCGGTACTGATGCCGGTGCCGACCGTACGCACGGGCTGA
- a CDS encoding SPOR domain-containing protein, whose product MSDGVAELPWLVIRQDDNGNRYRVGRYATEDEARKVAAGLDARGHKQLYWVEHLGQTASS is encoded by the coding sequence ATGAGCGACGGCGTTGCGGAGCTGCCCTGGCTGGTGATCCGTCAGGACGACAACGGCAACCGCTATCGCGTCGGCAGGTACGCCACCGAGGACGAGGCCCGGAAGGTCGCCGCCGGGCTCGACGCCCGCGGCCACAAGCAGCTCTACTGGGTGGAACACCTCGGGCAGACCGCCTCCTCCTGA
- a CDS encoding PspA/IM30 family protein, whose protein sequence is MTKQTILGRVAQLAKANINALLDQAEDPQKMLDQLIRDYTNNIAEAEQAVASTIGNLRLMEQDHKEDVEAAGEWGGKALAASRKADELRTAGKGEEADTFDNLAKVALQRQLQSEREAKTAEPTIAAQTQVVDKLKSGLDQMKAKLGELQAKRDELVARARSAQAQNQMMDAVKNINVLDPTSDLNRFEDKVRREEAKAMGKEELAASSLDAQFEQLDALGDSAEIEARLAALKSA, encoded by the coding sequence ATGACCAAGCAGACCATTCTCGGCCGAGTCGCCCAGCTGGCGAAGGCCAACATCAACGCGCTCCTGGACCAGGCCGAGGATCCCCAGAAGATGCTCGACCAGCTGATCAGGGATTACACGAACAACATCGCGGAGGCGGAGCAGGCCGTCGCGAGCACCATCGGCAATCTGCGCCTGATGGAGCAGGACCACAAGGAGGACGTCGAGGCTGCCGGGGAGTGGGGCGGCAAGGCGCTGGCGGCGAGCCGGAAGGCCGACGAGCTGCGGACGGCCGGGAAGGGCGAGGAGGCCGACACGTTCGACAATCTCGCGAAGGTGGCGCTCCAGCGGCAGTTGCAGTCGGAGCGGGAGGCGAAGACGGCGGAGCCGACGATCGCCGCACAGACCCAGGTCGTGGACAAGCTCAAGTCCGGCCTGGACCAGATGAAGGCCAAGCTCGGCGAGTTGCAGGCGAAGCGGGACGAGCTGGTGGCCAGGGCCAGGTCCGCCCAGGCGCAGAACCAGATGATGGACGCGGTGAAGAACATCAATGTGCTGGACCCGACGAGCGACCTGAACCGCTTCGAGGACAAGGTGCGCCGCGAGGAGGCGAAGGCGATGGGCAAGGAGGAGCTCGCCGCCTCGTCGCTGGACGCCCAGTTCGAGCAACTGGACGCCCTCGGCGACAGCGCGGAGATCGAGGCGCGCCTGGCGGCCCTCAAGTCCGCCTGA
- a CDS encoding ATP-binding protein codes for MIGVIDTDGDVAEWTFPAEPDAVRTARHVVRDALRAWELDTSLGDLTVLLVSELVTNSLRYTSGPIGVRLVRLNLDGASPPPVPALLVEVSDPLPDPPRERPAGPDDEGGRGIQLVACAARRWGTRRGRSGKTVWFELPLPG; via the coding sequence GTGATCGGAGTGATCGACACCGACGGTGACGTCGCCGAGTGGACCTTCCCCGCCGAGCCCGACGCCGTGCGCACCGCACGCCATGTCGTCCGTGACGCCCTGCGGGCCTGGGAGCTGGACACCTCGCTCGGTGATCTGACGGTGCTGCTGGTCAGCGAGCTCGTGACCAACTCCCTTCGGTACACATCGGGCCCCATCGGGGTCCGTCTCGTCCGGCTGAATCTCGACGGTGCCTCCCCGCCGCCCGTCCCCGCACTGCTGGTGGAGGTGTCCGATCCGCTGCCGGATCCGCCCCGCGAGCGTCCCGCCGGACCCGACGACGAAGGCGGGCGCGGGATCCAGCTCGTGGCCTGCGCGGCCAGACGATGGGGCACTCGCCGAGGCCGAAGCGGCAAGACCGTGTGGTTCGAGCTGCCTCTGCCTGGTTAG